In Hymenobacter sublimis, a single genomic region encodes these proteins:
- a CDS encoding sulfite exporter TauE/SafE family protein, with translation MIPTLTLALLCTFAFLAGLVDAVVGGGGLIQLPAMLVLLKGTPVPTIFGTGKVSSLMGTAAALRRYAGQVPIRWRAVGVAAGVAGIFSFLGARVVSMLPQELLPPLVLGLLVVIAIYTFWRKDFGSIHAPRLPENREPLYGALIGLVIGFYDGFFGPGTGSFLLFAFVGLFGYDFITASASAKLVNVATNLAALAYFAYTGQILWAVAVPMAISNIIGSTLGAHLALRHGTGFVRILFLVVVSAFILKLSLQVFEVSLW, from the coding sequence ATGATACCTACGCTTACCCTCGCTCTGCTGTGCACGTTTGCCTTTTTGGCTGGATTGGTTGACGCCGTTGTGGGTGGCGGCGGCCTGATTCAGCTGCCCGCCATGCTGGTATTGCTCAAAGGCACGCCGGTGCCTACCATTTTCGGGACGGGCAAAGTTTCCTCCCTTATGGGCACGGCAGCGGCCCTGCGGCGCTACGCCGGGCAGGTACCCATCCGGTGGCGGGCGGTGGGCGTGGCGGCTGGTGTAGCGGGCATCTTCTCGTTTCTGGGGGCGCGGGTGGTGAGCATGTTGCCCCAGGAGCTACTGCCTCCGTTGGTGCTGGGCCTGCTGGTGGTTATTGCCATTTACACCTTCTGGCGCAAAGATTTCGGCTCGATTCACGCCCCACGCCTGCCCGAAAATCGGGAGCCGCTCTACGGGGCGCTGATTGGCCTGGTTATCGGATTCTATGATGGGTTTTTTGGTCCCGGCACCGGCTCTTTCCTGTTGTTTGCCTTCGTGGGCCTGTTTGGCTACGACTTCATTACGGCCTCTGCTTCGGCCAAGCTGGTCAACGTGGCTACCAACCTGGCGGCTCTGGCCTACTTCGCCTACACCGGCCAGATTCTGTGGGCCGTGGCCGTGCCCATGGCCATTAGCAACATCATCGGCTCCACCCTGGGCGCCCACCTGGCCCTGCGCCACGGCACCGGCTTTGTCCGTATTTTATTCCTGGTAGTAGTCAGTGCCTTCATCCTCAAGCTCAGCCTACAAGTGTTCGAAGTGAGCTTGTGGTGA
- the mutM gene encoding DNA-formamidopyrimidine glycosylase has product MPELPEVETYRRFLEEMMLQQPIVAVEVQDPHVLAVDEDTLRQALVGRTVSGTSRLGKNCFLLLDSGPALVLHFGMTGDVGAYRDETDAPRFTRVAFHLASGLRVAFIDPRKFGRIRLAESVAHYQQAKKLGPDALAITVEELEHKLQRRKTILKPLLLDQSITAGLGNWIVDEVLFQARIHPERTAYTLSTAEFKDLHQAIQLVLRTAIGHEATYRDFPAGFLIHAREWDDSATPGTDKHLYCPRHPETKIEKFYVSGRATYVCPQCQPATS; this is encoded by the coding sequence ATGCCCGAATTACCAGAGGTTGAAACGTACCGCCGTTTTCTGGAAGAGATGATGCTGCAGCAGCCCATTGTGGCCGTTGAAGTGCAAGACCCGCACGTACTGGCAGTTGACGAAGACACGTTGCGCCAGGCGCTGGTGGGCCGTACGGTTAGTGGTACGAGTCGACTCGGCAAAAACTGTTTTCTGCTGCTAGACAGCGGCCCGGCCCTGGTGCTACACTTCGGCATGACTGGCGACGTGGGTGCCTACCGCGACGAAACCGACGCGCCCCGCTTCACCCGCGTCGCCTTCCACTTAGCTTCCGGCCTGCGGGTTGCTTTCATTGACCCGCGTAAGTTTGGACGCATCCGGCTGGCAGAGAGCGTGGCTCATTACCAGCAGGCCAAAAAGCTGGGGCCCGATGCCCTTGCTATTACCGTGGAGGAATTGGAGCACAAGCTGCAGCGCCGCAAAACCATCCTAAAACCGCTGCTGCTAGACCAAAGCATCACGGCCGGCCTTGGCAATTGGATTGTAGATGAAGTGCTGTTTCAGGCCCGGATTCATCCCGAGCGTACGGCCTACACGCTGTCGACTGCAGAATTTAAAGATCTGCACCAAGCCATTCAGCTGGTATTACGCACCGCAATCGGGCACGAGGCTACCTACCGGGATTTTCCGGCTGGTTTTCTCATCCATGCCCGGGAATGGGATGATTCCGCGACGCCAGGTACCGACAAGCACTTGTACTGCCCTCGTCACCCCGAGACTAAAATAGAAAAATTTTATGTTAGTGGGCGAGCTACGTACGTATGCCCACAGTGCCAGCCGGCGACTAGTTAA
- a CDS encoding DUF5004 domain-containing protein, whose product MKKLPVFLSLLASTLVFASCEKEIEEIKDPAQEVADAATTVQSKPALLAAGPWHLTSLTLATVAPGATAAPAVDIFPRMKPAQRDNLHSFATSGAYTLDEAAVKAYPEAPQQSTGTWKLTGDSLTISQPDVTRHFAVEELTSTTLRIKLTQTSEQGTNTYTSVFAR is encoded by the coding sequence ATGAAGAAACTGCCCGTGTTCCTGAGCCTGCTGGCTAGCACCCTCGTGTTTGCCTCCTGTGAGAAAGAGATTGAGGAGATTAAAGACCCCGCCCAGGAAGTGGCAGACGCCGCTACTACCGTCCAATCGAAACCGGCACTGTTGGCCGCTGGTCCCTGGCACCTAACCAGCCTGACGCTGGCTACGGTCGCTCCGGGTGCTACAGCTGCCCCCGCCGTGGACATTTTCCCCCGCATGAAACCCGCCCAGCGCGACAATCTGCACAGCTTTGCTACCAGCGGCGCTTACACCCTGGATGAGGCAGCCGTAAAAGCCTACCCCGAGGCTCCTCAGCAAAGCACCGGCACCTGGAAACTGACCGGCGATTCGCTGACTATTTCCCAGCCTGACGTGACCCGTCACTTCGCCGTGGAGGAACTCACCAGCACCACCCTCCGCATCAAGCTGACTCAAACCAGCGAGCAGGGAACCAACACCTACACCTCCGTATTCGCACGCTAA
- a CDS encoding SDR family NAD(P)-dependent oxidoreductase: protein MKPDTRNTLLAAAAGAVGLLAATLYSNRRGSYELAGRVVLITGGSRGLGLILARQAVAEGAKVAICARDAEELERARQELTQSGAEVLALVRDLTNAEEVQTLVAEVQHQLGPIDVLVNNAGIITAGPLDNIELRDYQDSMDTHFWAPLHAMQAVLPSMRRRGEGRIVNIASVGGKVPVPHLAPYCASKFALVGLSESYRAELLQYGVQVTTVCPGLLRTGSARHAIVKGQHKKEYAAFIIADSLPMLSMNADAAGRQIWNACRRGDAEVILSVPAKVLSTLHGLFPGTTADVLSWVNRSLPKSGGPLGDERRRGYESESELSRSWLTTLTRKAEKQNNER, encoded by the coding sequence ATGAAACCTGATACCCGAAATACTCTGCTGGCCGCCGCGGCTGGCGCTGTGGGCCTACTGGCCGCTACCCTTTACTCCAATCGTCGGGGCAGCTACGAGCTGGCTGGTCGGGTGGTGCTTATTACCGGCGGCTCGCGCGGGCTAGGCCTGATTCTGGCCCGCCAAGCCGTGGCCGAAGGCGCCAAAGTAGCCATCTGTGCCCGCGACGCCGAGGAACTGGAGCGCGCCCGCCAGGAGCTAACCCAGAGCGGAGCCGAAGTGCTGGCCCTGGTCCGGGACCTCACCAACGCCGAGGAAGTGCAGACCCTGGTGGCGGAGGTGCAGCACCAACTCGGCCCTATTGATGTGCTGGTCAATAACGCCGGCATCATCACGGCTGGCCCCCTCGATAACATTGAGCTGCGCGACTACCAAGATTCCATGGACACCCACTTCTGGGCCCCGCTCCACGCCATGCAGGCCGTGCTACCCAGCATGCGCCGCCGCGGCGAGGGACGCATTGTGAACATAGCCTCCGTAGGCGGTAAAGTACCAGTGCCGCATCTGGCGCCCTACTGCGCCAGCAAGTTTGCCTTGGTGGGTCTTTCGGAAAGCTACCGTGCTGAGTTGCTGCAATATGGCGTTCAGGTCACGACCGTGTGTCCCGGGTTGCTGCGCACCGGCAGCGCCCGCCACGCCATCGTGAAGGGCCAGCATAAAAAGGAGTACGCCGCTTTCATCATTGCCGACTCCCTGCCCATGCTCTCAATGAATGCGGATGCGGCCGGACGGCAAATCTGGAATGCCTGCCGCCGCGGCGACGCCGAGGTAATCCTGAGCGTGCCGGCCAAAGTGCTTTCTACCCTGCACGGCCTGTTTCCGGGTACTACTGCCGATGTGCTAAGCTGGGTGAACCGCAGCTTGCCCAAGTCCGGCGGCCCCCTCGGCGACGAGCGGCGCCGGGGTTACGAAAGTGAGTCGGAACTGAGCCGCTCCTGGCTTACTACCCTCACCCGCAAAGCCGAAAAGCAAAACAACGAACGGTAA
- a CDS encoding LLM class flavin-dependent oxidoreductase, producing the protein METPFSLHLSVLDQSPVPVGRTPREALHHTLELARLTDRLGFRRFWVSEHHNTNTLAGSAPEVLLARLGAETSRIRLGSGGVMLPHYSSLKVAENFRLLETLYPGRIDLGIGRAPGSDRITAHALNPHNTFSDEDFAEQLMDLRAYLRDEVVPDTIHARVKASPFTDTIPELWLLSSSGQSGLFAAEAGAAFSFAHFINPNSGPKLMKLYRDRFKPSPELAAPQANVAIFVVCADTAGHAQALADNLALQMLKLETGQYSPIDAVEKANVAGLSADLRHRLAYHHQRIISGTPDKVKADLQELAAAYQVDEVVAVTITHDFDDRLRSYELLAYAFALPATGATAHTQAAVLH; encoded by the coding sequence ATGGAAACGCCTTTCTCCCTTCACCTGAGCGTGCTGGACCAGTCGCCGGTGCCGGTGGGCCGCACCCCGCGCGAGGCCCTGCACCATACCCTGGAGCTGGCTCGCCTCACCGACCGGCTCGGCTTCCGCCGCTTCTGGGTGTCGGAGCACCACAACACCAACACCCTGGCCGGCTCGGCCCCGGAGGTGCTGCTGGCCCGGCTGGGGGCCGAAACCTCCCGCATCCGCCTGGGCTCGGGCGGGGTGATGCTACCCCACTACTCTTCCCTGAAAGTAGCCGAGAACTTCCGCCTGCTCGAAACCCTGTACCCCGGCCGCATTGACCTGGGCATCGGCCGCGCCCCCGGCTCCGACCGGATTACGGCCCACGCCCTCAACCCCCACAACACCTTCAGCGACGAGGATTTCGCCGAGCAGCTCATGGATTTGCGTGCCTACCTGCGCGACGAGGTAGTGCCCGACACCATACATGCTCGGGTGAAAGCCTCACCTTTTACGGACACTATCCCGGAACTGTGGCTGCTGAGCTCCAGCGGGCAAAGCGGCCTGTTCGCGGCCGAAGCGGGTGCGGCCTTCTCGTTTGCCCACTTCATCAATCCCAACAGCGGCCCCAAGCTCATGAAGCTGTATCGGGACCGGTTTAAGCCTTCCCCGGAGTTGGCTGCGCCCCAGGCCAACGTGGCCATTTTCGTGGTGTGCGCCGATACCGCCGGCCATGCCCAGGCCCTGGCCGACAACCTGGCCCTGCAAATGCTCAAGCTCGAAACTGGCCAATATTCCCCCATCGATGCCGTCGAGAAAGCCAACGTGGCGGGCCTGTCGGCTGATTTGCGCCACCGCCTGGCCTACCATCACCAGCGCATTATTAGCGGCACCCCCGATAAGGTGAAAGCCGACTTGCAGGAACTGGCCGCCGCTTACCAGGTCGATGAAGTCGTGGCCGTCACCATCACCCATGATTTCGACGACCGGCTCCGCTCCTACGAATTGCTGGCCTATGCTTTCGCCTTGCCTGCTACGGGTGCTACCGCCCACACCCAGGCCGCTGTGTTGCACTGA
- a CDS encoding MDR family MFS transporter, whose translation MTENLTHRQKMLTFAGVLLAMFLGSLDQTIVSTALPRIAADLHGLDRFTWVATAYLVASTALVPLYGKLADTYSRRKIEIGAVSIFLVGSMLCGLAGEFGPLPLLGDGMNQLVVFRAVQGFGGAGLFAMAFIIIADLFPPAERGRYQGYTGAVFGTSSVLGPFLGGFLTDQGSDLIPGVAGWRLVFYVNLPLGLLALWFILTQMPALRPAGKPRPIDYLAALLLLTGLVPLVVALQLNRAEYGWTSPVTLGLFAVAVASLTLFVRRSLRHDNPILDFGLFRNHVFRTANAALFLLGGAFLGIIIFEPLFMVNVLGVSATRAGVSLIPLSMGVVLGSLLAGQMVSRFGHYKRWMLGGLVVLLGGLSLLATMPVTVSYRQVLGYLLLCGIGLGPTMPLYTLAIQNAIEPQLMGQATSASQFFRQIGGAITASVLGAILTFTLTHSLPATGAPAPPVVAVSEGPVVPGPGAAQVSPALKAAFSQAISRVYLFNIFLVAGGLLMTLFVPELPLRKSNDSAPPVPAE comes from the coding sequence ATGACCGAAAACCTGACCCACCGGCAGAAGATGCTCACGTTTGCGGGCGTACTGCTGGCCATGTTCCTGGGCTCCCTCGACCAAACCATTGTCAGCACGGCCCTGCCCCGCATTGCGGCCGATTTGCACGGGCTGGACCGCTTTACTTGGGTGGCTACCGCGTACCTGGTGGCCAGCACGGCGCTGGTGCCCCTCTACGGCAAGCTAGCCGACACCTACTCGCGGCGCAAAATTGAAATTGGGGCCGTGAGCATATTTCTGGTGGGTTCCATGCTGTGCGGTCTGGCTGGGGAATTTGGTCCCCTACCCCTGCTCGGTGATGGGATGAACCAGCTCGTGGTTTTTCGGGCCGTGCAGGGCTTTGGGGGTGCGGGGCTGTTTGCCATGGCTTTCATCATTATTGCCGACCTGTTTCCGCCCGCCGAGCGGGGCCGCTACCAGGGCTATACGGGGGCCGTGTTTGGCACTTCCTCGGTGCTGGGGCCTTTCCTGGGCGGCTTCCTGACCGACCAGGGCTCCGACCTGATTCCGGGGGTAGCGGGCTGGCGGCTGGTGTTCTACGTGAATCTGCCGCTGGGTTTGCTGGCCCTTTGGTTTATCCTGACCCAGATGCCCGCCCTCCGCCCCGCCGGCAAACCCAGGCCCATTGACTACTTGGCCGCCCTGCTCCTGCTAACCGGGCTGGTGCCGCTGGTAGTAGCCTTGCAACTCAACCGGGCGGAGTACGGCTGGACATCCCCGGTTACGCTCGGGCTTTTTGCGGTGGCAGTGGCCTCTCTGACTCTGTTTGTGAGGCGCAGCCTGCGGCACGACAACCCAATTCTGGACTTCGGGCTGTTTCGTAACCACGTTTTCCGGACGGCCAACGCGGCCTTGTTTCTGCTAGGCGGCGCGTTTCTGGGCATCATCATTTTCGAGCCCTTGTTTATGGTGAACGTGCTGGGTGTGTCGGCTACCCGGGCGGGCGTTAGCCTGATTCCGCTGTCGATGGGAGTGGTGCTGGGCTCCTTGCTGGCCGGGCAGATGGTCTCTCGCTTCGGCCACTACAAGCGCTGGATGCTGGGGGGCTTGGTAGTGCTGCTCGGGGGGTTGTCCTTGTTGGCCACCATGCCCGTCACGGTCAGCTACCGGCAGGTGCTGGGCTACCTGTTGCTGTGTGGCATCGGGCTGGGGCCTACCATGCCCCTGTACACACTAGCCATTCAGAACGCCATTGAGCCCCAGCTGATGGGCCAGGCCACGTCGGCCAGCCAGTTTTTTCGGCAGATTGGCGGGGCCATTACGGCCTCGGTGCTGGGGGCCATTCTCACCTTTACGCTCACGCATAGCCTGCCCGCTACGGGGGCACCGGCGCCGCCGGTGGTAGCGGTTTCGGAAGGGCCAGTAGTGCCGGGGCCGGGAGCGGCGCAGGTATCACCGGCGCTGAAGGCAGCCTTCTCCCAGGCTATTTCGCGGGTGTACCTGTTCAACATTTTCCTGGTAGCTGGCGGCCTGCTGATGACGTTGTTCGTGCCGGAGCTACCCCTGCGCAAAAGCAACGACAGCGCCCCGCCCGTCCCGGCTGAGTAG